The following proteins come from a genomic window of Micromonospora echinofusca:
- a CDS encoding SitI3 family protein, which produces MSITYRLTLAGDIPLELVAELAAPGAAETPTPAGNRLLSADLNDECGFAVSITSGSHGYYEAEADGAVWAWEPENHVDIGFHMRKERLSDLGRPHMLRTVGRVLADRPEDAALVLNDNWLLLTRVDGVIRRHNEADWYDDAYDSFLPS; this is translated from the coding sequence ATGTCCATCACCTATCGACTGACGCTCGCCGGCGACATCCCGTTGGAGTTGGTGGCCGAACTCGCCGCTCCGGGCGCCGCGGAGACGCCGACGCCGGCCGGCAACCGCCTGCTCAGCGCCGACCTCAACGATGAGTGCGGCTTCGCCGTCAGCATCACGTCGGGCAGTCACGGGTACTACGAGGCGGAGGCGGACGGGGCTGTGTGGGCGTGGGAGCCGGAGAACCACGTCGACATCGGCTTCCACATGCGCAAGGAGAGGCTCAGCGACCTCGGCAGGCCGCACATGCTGCGGACCGTGGGCCGGGTGCTGGCCGACCGGCCCGAGGACGCGGCGCTGGTGCTCAACGACAACTGGTTGCTGCTGACCCGGGTCGACGGCGTGATCCGCCGGCACAACGAGGCCGACTGGTACGACGACGCGTACGACAGCTTCCTGCCCAGCTGA
- a CDS encoding DUF6244 family protein — protein MSHIEKITGELRALATGVERAQALASAADNQAQEVALRAAGAGFAAVAAGLTRVRDGISAVRGGLGGLATTIGEATTSTAAVPQEASPHETITGLTPVQNACDGIRDTAAATIAQVRETRQLVTTVLHGGQPGPLVQSLESITQVLSLVAQRTATARQAVETAIGEARQLGSAGN, from the coding sequence GTGTCGCACATCGAGAAGATCACCGGGGAGCTGCGCGCGTTGGCGACCGGCGTCGAGAGGGCACAGGCGCTCGCGTCCGCCGCCGACAACCAGGCGCAGGAGGTGGCACTGCGCGCCGCCGGCGCCGGCTTCGCCGCCGTGGCGGCGGGCCTGACCCGCGTACGCGACGGCATCTCCGCCGTCCGGGGCGGCCTGGGCGGCCTCGCCACGACCATCGGCGAGGCCACGACGAGCACCGCCGCCGTCCCGCAGGAGGCCAGCCCACACGAGACGATCACCGGCCTGACACCCGTGCAGAACGCGTGCGACGGCATCCGCGACACCGCCGCCGCCACCATCGCGCAGGTCCGCGAGACACGACAACTCGTCACGACCGTCCTGCACGGCGGCCAACCTGGCCCCCTCGTGCAGTCCCTGGAGAGCATCACGCAGGTCCTGAGCCTGGTCGCCCAGCGCACCGCCACCGCCCGGCAGGCGGTGGAGACGGCGATCGGCGAGGCCCGGCAGCTGGGGTCGGCGGGAAACTGA
- the trpS gene encoding tryptophan--tRNA ligase: MSVARMLTGDRPTGRLHLGHYVGSIANRVRLHQRYESFFIIADLHMLTTRNTREDIERVAANAREMVTDVLAAGVDPARATFYLQSAIPEVGDLNTLFQNLVTVPRLERVPSLKEMARDAGKEEMPYGLLGYPVLQAADILCVKGQVVPVGKDNAAHVEVTREIARRFNHLYGEVFPVPEAIASETPTLVGTDGRAKMSKSRGNAIALSADSATVRRAVMGMYTDPNRTRADVPGTVEGNPVFAYHDLFNPDRAQVDDLKERYRAGRVGDVEVKEKLAVALDRFLDPIRERRARIEAEPGLVDQLIFEGTERTRHEVRQTLVEVRRAMGLTSAYTQVRRRAERRRKATATPA; the protein is encoded by the coding sequence ATGTCCGTCGCACGAATGCTCACCGGGGACCGCCCCACCGGACGGCTGCACCTCGGCCACTACGTCGGCAGCATCGCCAACCGGGTGCGGCTGCACCAGCGCTACGAGAGCTTCTTCATCATCGCCGACCTGCACATGCTCACCACCCGCAACACCCGCGAGGACATCGAGCGGGTCGCGGCGAACGCCCGGGAGATGGTCACCGACGTCCTGGCCGCCGGCGTCGACCCGGCGCGCGCCACCTTCTACCTCCAGTCGGCCATCCCGGAGGTCGGCGACCTGAACACCCTCTTCCAGAACCTGGTCACGGTGCCCCGGCTGGAGCGCGTGCCCTCGCTGAAGGAGATGGCCCGCGACGCCGGTAAGGAGGAGATGCCCTACGGCCTGCTCGGCTACCCCGTGCTCCAGGCCGCCGACATCCTCTGCGTGAAGGGGCAGGTCGTCCCGGTCGGCAAGGACAACGCGGCGCACGTGGAGGTGACCCGGGAGATCGCCCGGCGCTTCAACCACCTCTACGGGGAGGTGTTCCCCGTACCCGAGGCGATCGCGTCCGAGACGCCGACCCTGGTCGGCACGGACGGCCGGGCGAAGATGAGCAAGAGCCGGGGCAACGCGATCGCGCTCTCCGCCGACTCGGCGACGGTCCGCCGCGCGGTGATGGGCATGTACACCGATCCGAACCGGACCCGCGCCGACGTGCCCGGCACCGTCGAGGGGAACCCGGTCTTCGCGTACCACGACCTCTTCAACCCCGATCGGGCGCAGGTCGACGACCTCAAGGAGCGCTACCGGGCCGGGCGGGTCGGTGACGTGGAGGTGAAGGAGAAGCTGGCCGTCGCGCTCGACCGGTTCCTGGACCCGATCCGGGAACGCCGGGCCCGGATCGAGGCCGAACCCGGACTGGTCGACCAGTTGATCTTCGAGGGCACGGAACGGACCCGGCACGAGGTGCGGCAGACCCTCGTCGAGGTCCGCCGGGCGATGGGCCTGACCAGCGCGTACACGCAGGTGCGCCGCCGGGCCGAGCGGCGTCGCAAGGCCACCGCCACGCCGGCCTGA
- a CDS encoding PRC-barrel domain-containing protein, producing the protein MQPSTFNPWTWRDPSALAGGYSGANPDSAPPDGPEPGGDGPDAPGPGTPLDLVGYRVEATDGRIGSVDEASDDTDARWLVVDTGPWIFGRKVLLPAGTVTRVDHLDRTVHVDRTRDQVKDSPAFDPDAYGEPGYRDRIGDYYRESYRQG; encoded by the coding sequence GTGCAGCCGTCGACCTTCAACCCCTGGACCTGGCGCGACCCGTCCGCCCTCGCCGGCGGATATTCCGGCGCCAACCCCGACTCAGCCCCGCCGGACGGGCCGGAGCCCGGCGGCGACGGGCCGGACGCCCCCGGTCCCGGTACCCCACTCGACCTGGTCGGCTACCGGGTGGAGGCCACCGACGGGCGGATCGGCTCGGTCGACGAGGCCAGCGACGACACCGACGCCCGCTGGCTGGTGGTGGACACCGGGCCGTGGATCTTCGGGCGAAAGGTCCTGCTGCCCGCCGGCACGGTGACGCGGGTGGACCACCTGGACCGCACGGTCCACGTGGACCGCACCCGCGATCAGGTGAAGGACTCGCCGGCCTTCGATCCGGACGCGTACGGCGAGCCCGGCTACCGGGACCGGATCGGCGACTACTACCGGGAAAGCTACCGCCAGGGCTGA
- a CDS encoding SCO4848 family membrane protein, whose translation MVLSRGWALFLTGVGVWTWVIWPRFAVAIWNDPRSWSSGTVGEFPATGFLWIHALLIAASLLIGTTVGVLGVRAWRVARRRAEGPAS comes from the coding sequence ATGGTGCTGTCGCGAGGCTGGGCCCTCTTCCTCACCGGGGTCGGAGTCTGGACCTGGGTGATCTGGCCGAGGTTCGCGGTCGCCATCTGGAACGATCCCCGGTCCTGGTCCTCCGGCACGGTCGGGGAGTTTCCGGCCACCGGCTTCCTCTGGATCCACGCCCTGCTGATCGCGGCGTCCCTGCTCATCGGCACCACCGTCGGGGTGCTCGGCGTCCGCGCGTGGCGGGTGGCCCGCCGGCGGGCCGAGGGCCCGGCTTCCTGA